AAAAAAGGGAAAATCTCGAGCAAAACCGAAAAGATGATTGCGCTTCAATCCGCTAAGGCGGAGGATGTCGAGTTTTCGGCTATGGAAGCCGACCACGATGATGTGGAGGCGCTGCGCAGAAGCGAGGCAGCGGATGAACGCCAATTGAAGAAAATTCTCGATGAAACCAGTAAAAATGTAGATTGATCATTATGATTATCAAGTGATGAAGGAGTCCTCTTACCTTTCTTGTTACGGAGGTGGTAAGCAGGGCTTTTTTTGAAGACATAAGAAAGTATAAACTTTGGAGGCTTATCGTTCTTATTTCGCAACAAAAATTTCTGCCATATGTGGTCAGTCATCTGGAGAGAGTACGTTGATAACGTTTTTCGTATTCGATCGACTTGTAAGAAAAGTCATCATGGTATTTTAGTACAAACTTTGTATCCGGGGTCCTCTATATAGTACAATAATATTTATGTATGAATGAGGAGGAACAGTAGCACATGTTATGGCATGAATTAACGATACATACCACGGAGGAAGCCGTGGAGATGATTACGAATTTCCTGCATGAAGCGGGAGCCGGAGGCGTTTCGATTGAAGAATCCGGTACGACGAACAAGAAGCGGGACACATCCCTTGGACAGTGGTTTGATGAGATCGTTCCTTTTAATGATATTCCTGAAGGTCAAGCCGTTATTAAAGGTTATTTTGATGAGACGGTCACCTTAGAAGCGATCCGTGATGAGATAGCGCCACGCGTGAATGAACTGAAGGAATTTGGGATTGATACAGGCGAAGTCAGGTATGAGATGAAGACGGTTGATGAGAATGAATGGGCAACGGCCTGGAAGCAGTATTTCAAACCGATCCGCGTGTCCGAGCGGTTAACGATCAAGCCGACATGGGAAGAGTACACGCCGGAATCCGATCAAGAATCGATTATTGAGCTGGACCCGGGCATGGCATTCGGCACAGGAACGCATCCGACAACTTCTTTATGCTTGCGCACACTGGAGATGGTGATCAAGGGCGGAGAGGAAGTCATAGATGTTGGGACAGGCTCAGGTATTCTTTCCATCGGCGCAGCGCATCTGGGAGCTTCACGGATACTGGCTCTCGATCTGGATCCGGTTGCTGTATCCAGTGCAATAGAGAATACCCGTCTTAACGGCTTGGAAGATCGGATTACGGTGAAGGAAAGCGATCTGCTCTCGGTACTCACCCATTCGTCCGATCAATCGGATCTGGGCGTGACGCTGCCGGTACAAGTTGTAGTGGCTAACATTTTGGCTGAGGTCATCCTGTTGTTTGTCGACGATGTATACCAGGCTCTCAAGCCGGGAGGCGCTTATATCGCCTCGGGCATTTACAAGAACAAAGAAGAGATCGTGGAGAAGGCGCTGATTGCCTCCGGTTTCGAAATTGCCGACATCTGCCGCGAGGATGATTGGGTTGCCTTCGTGGCGAGGAAGAACTGATTATGGATTTTTTGGATCGACTGTTATTCTATCCGCTGGAACAACTTCCATTTTATTTGATTGCTTTAATCATTGCCTTTACCGTGCATGAGTTCTCGCATGCCTATTTTGCGAATAAATTCGGAGACCCAACGGCCAAGCTGCTGGGAAGGGTCACGCTGAATCCGGCGGTGCATTTTGATTTTCTGGGGATTATTCTCTTGCTGATAGCGGGTTTCGGCTGGGCACGGCCGGTACCGATCAATCGCGAGAACTTTAGCAACCCCCGCCGAATGAGTATCATTGTGGCGGCGGTTGGTCCGCTGAGTAATCTTATGTTAGGTATACTTGGAACGCTGATCTATGCGGGACTCTATCAGTTCGGTGTGATCGAGCCGATTGGCGTCACCAAAACAGATCAAGCGATACATTTGTTTTTCAATACCTTCATACTTCTCAATTTCTTTCTGTTCCTCTTTAATCTGATTCCGTTACCACCGCTTGACGGCTACCGGATTCTTGAGAATGTGCTTCCTCCGCGCGTCAGTGCGTGGATTCAGAAGTTCGAGCAGTGGTCGATACTTATTTTTCTGTTGATCATATTGCTGCCAACCTTTCAGAGATATACGATTAAGCCATTATATGATGCAGCACATGCATTATCCATCGACTTTTTGAATCTGTTCATTAAGATGTTCGGGGGATAATGGCGCGGATTTCTCTGGTCAGTTTGCACGAAAAGTTGTATGATGGGGTTTGGCGATTTTGGAGTTAGGTGAGGATAAAGATGCAGCGATATTTTGTCACTCCCGCACAATTCGAGGGAGACCGTGTTGAGATTACGGGCGATGACGCCCGTCATATTACCAAGGTCATGCGAGGCAGACTTGGTGATAAATTGATTGTAAGCGATGGGGAATCCCGCGAAGCCATGGTGGAGATTGAGAGCATCGAAGCGGCCAGTGTCATCGCCGTTGTGATCGAACCCATGGAGATGACGCAGGAACCGCGTCTGCAAGTGAGCATCGCTCAGAGTTTGCCGAAAGGCGATAAGATGGAGACCGTCATCCAAAAGTGCACCGAGATTGGCGCGGTGTCCTTTGTGCCCTTCCTATCGGACAGAACGATTGTTCAGTACGATGCCAAGAAGGAAGGAAAACGGCTGGAACGCTGGCGCAAGATTGCGAAGGAGGCGGCTGAACAGGCGCATCGTAACCGGATACCGTCTGTTGAACAGCCTCTGTCGTGGAAAAATCTGCTTGCAGCATTTTCCGGCTACGATGCCGTATATTTTTGTTATGAAAAAGAGCATGGCTCCCAGCTGAGGGACGTGCTGAAGCCTTTTGTAGAGCAGGCGCTGCCGAATTCGGCCGAGAAGGCCAGCTTGCTGCTGGTCGTTGGACCCGAGGGCGGTTTTACGGAAGAGGAATGCCAAGCGGCTGAAGATGCAGGAGCCGTATCCGTTGGGCTTGGAAAGAGGATCCTTCGCTGCGAGACTGCCGGCATGACGGCGCTTGCCTGCACACTATATGAATCTGGAGAAATGGGGGGCGTTTGAACATGCCATCCGTAGCGTTTTATACGTTGGGTTGCAAAGTCAATTTTTACGATACCGAGGCCATCTGGCAATACTTCAAAAATGAAGGCTACGACCAGGTGGACTTCGAACAAACCGCAGATGTTTATTTGATTAACACCTGTCACGTTACCAATACAGGGGACAAGAAGAGCCGTCAGATGATCAGACGTGCGGTTCGCCGCAATCCCGAGGCCATCGTGGCTGTAACGGGCTGTTACGCTCAAACCTCGCCTGCAGAAATTCTGGATATCCCGGGTGTGGATCTTGTGATCGGGAACCAGGATCGCGATAAAATCATGGATTTCATCCATGATATTGAAAAGACGCGTCAGCCGATTAATGCAGTTCGCAATATTATGAAGACTCGGGTATTTGAGGAAATGGATGTTCCGGATTTTGCGGAACGTACTCGCGCATTTCTAAAAATCCAGGACGGATGCAACAACTTCTGTACGTTCTGCATTATCCCTTGGTCCCGCGGTTTGTCACGCAGCCGTGATCCGAAGAGCATCATCAAGCAGGCGCATCAGCTGGTTGGAGCGGGTTATAAGGAAATCGTGCTGACCGGTATTCACACAGGCGGATACGGAGATGATCTTGAAGATTACAGATTGTCCGATTTGCTGTGGGATCTTGACCGGGTAGACGGTTTGGAACGGATCCGCATCAGCTCCATCGAAGCAAGCCAGATCGATGAGAAGATGCTGGATGTGTTGAATCGCTCCAGTAAAATGTGCCGCCATCTTCATATACCGCTGCAAGCGGGGGATGAT
Above is a window of Paenibacillus sp. FSL K6-1330 DNA encoding:
- a CDS encoding 16S rRNA (uracil(1498)-N(3))-methyltransferase, with translation MQRYFVTPAQFEGDRVEITGDDARHITKVMRGRLGDKLIVSDGESREAMVEIESIEAASVIAVVIEPMEMTQEPRLQVSIAQSLPKGDKMETVIQKCTEIGAVSFVPFLSDRTIVQYDAKKEGKRLERWRKIAKEAAEQAHRNRIPSVEQPLSWKNLLAAFSGYDAVYFCYEKEHGSQLRDVLKPFVEQALPNSAEKASLLLVVGPEGGFTEEECQAAEDAGAVSVGLGKRILRCETAGMTALACTLYESGEMGGV
- a CDS encoding site-2 protease family protein, with protein sequence MDFLDRLLFYPLEQLPFYLIALIIAFTVHEFSHAYFANKFGDPTAKLLGRVTLNPAVHFDFLGIILLLIAGFGWARPVPINRENFSNPRRMSIIVAAVGPLSNLMLGILGTLIYAGLYQFGVIEPIGVTKTDQAIHLFFNTFILLNFFLFLFNLIPLPPLDGYRILENVLPPRVSAWIQKFEQWSILIFLLIILLPTFQRYTIKPLYDAAHALSIDFLNLFIKMFGG
- the prmA gene encoding 50S ribosomal protein L11 methyltransferase — its product is MLWHELTIHTTEEAVEMITNFLHEAGAGGVSIEESGTTNKKRDTSLGQWFDEIVPFNDIPEGQAVIKGYFDETVTLEAIRDEIAPRVNELKEFGIDTGEVRYEMKTVDENEWATAWKQYFKPIRVSERLTIKPTWEEYTPESDQESIIELDPGMAFGTGTHPTTSLCLRTLEMVIKGGEEVIDVGTGSGILSIGAAHLGASRILALDLDPVAVSSAIENTRLNGLEDRITVKESDLLSVLTHSSDQSDLGVTLPVQVVVANILAEVILLFVDDVYQALKPGGAYIASGIYKNKEEIVEKALIASGFEIADICREDDWVAFVARKN
- the mtaB gene encoding tRNA (N(6)-L-threonylcarbamoyladenosine(37)-C(2))-methylthiotransferase MtaB; translation: MPSVAFYTLGCKVNFYDTEAIWQYFKNEGYDQVDFEQTADVYLINTCHVTNTGDKKSRQMIRRAVRRNPEAIVAVTGCYAQTSPAEILDIPGVDLVIGNQDRDKIMDFIHDIEKTRQPINAVRNIMKTRVFEEMDVPDFAERTRAFLKIQDGCNNFCTFCIIPWSRGLSRSRDPKSIIKQAHQLVGAGYKEIVLTGIHTGGYGDDLEDYRLSDLLWDLDRVDGLERIRISSIEASQIDEKMLDVLNRSSKMCRHLHIPLQAGDDTVLKRMRRKYTTEEFYNKMGLIRQAMPDVGITTDVIVGFPGETDEMFRNGYDLMKAIQFSEMHVFPYSKRTGTPAARMEDQVDEEVKNARVHDLIDLSEQLQLSYAERFVGQILEVIPEREYKGAPNGGKMQGYSDNYLQLVFNGSPDLEGKLCRVKVTKAGVNECEGELLSVIDHGLKAAAQ
- a CDS encoding YfhD family protein, producing the protein MMRRVKKGKISSKTEKMIALQSAKAEDVEFSAMEADHDDVEALRRSEAADERQLKKILDETSKNVD